Proteins co-encoded in one Callospermophilus lateralis isolate mCalLat2 chromosome 2, mCalLat2.hap1, whole genome shotgun sequence genomic window:
- the LOC143392054 gene encoding interferon-induced transmembrane protein 1-like, producing the protein MNQAPHTVLMYPNAGRPTHYEKLQEEHEVAVLGAPQGSAPMTTTVINMPRDISVPDHVVWSLFNTLFMNFCCLGFIAFAYSVKSRDRKMVGDITGAQAFASTAKCLNIWALIFNIILTIGAIVILIIFSAAIVQAISQMINHHGGF; encoded by the exons ATGAACCAGGCTCCCCACACCGTCTTGATGTACCCCAATGCTGGGCGCCCCACACACTATGAGAAGCTCCAAGAGGAACACGAGGTGGCCGTGCTGGGGGCACCCCAGGGCTCAGCTCCCATGACAACCACCGTGATCAACATGCCCAGAGACATCTCTGTGCCCGACCATGTGGTCTGGTCCCTGTTCAACACGCTCTTCATGAACTTCTGCTGCCTGGGCTTCATCGCCTTCGCCTACTCCGTGAAg TCTAGGGACAGGAAGATGGTGGGTGACATAACTGGGGCCCAGGCCTTCGCCTCCACTGCCAAGTGCCTGAACATCTGGGCCCTGATCTTCAACATCATCCTGACCATCGGCGCCATCGTGATTCTCATCATCTTCTCGGCAGCGATTGTCCAGGCTATTTCACAGATGATAAACCATCATGGGGGCTTCTAG
- the LOC143392055 gene encoding interferon-induced transmembrane protein 1-like: MHKEEYEVSVMGGGHTSAPQTTTVINMPRDISVPDHVVWSLFNTLFMNFCCLGFIAFAYSVKSRDRKMVGDITGAQAFASTAKCLNIWALIFNIILTIGAIVILIIFSAAIFQAFRRL; the protein is encoded by the exons ATGCACAAGGAGGAGTATGAAGTATCTGTGATGGGAGGTGGCCACACCTCTGCCCCCCAGACGACCACCGTGATCAACATGCCCAGAGACATCTCTGTGCCCGACCATGTGGTCTGGTCCCTGTTCAACACGCTCTTCATGAACTTCTGCTGCCTGGGCTTCATCGCCTTCGCCTACTCCGTGAAg TCTAGGGACAGGAAGATGGTGGGTGACATAACTGGGGCCCAGGCCTTCGCCTCCACTGCCAAGTGCCTGAACATCTGGGCCCTGATCTTCAACATCATCCTGACCATCGGCGCCATCGTGATTCTCATCATCTTCTCGGCAGCGATTTTCCAGGCCTTTCGCAGACTATAA